One Setaria viridis chromosome 7, Setaria_viridis_v4.0, whole genome shotgun sequence genomic region harbors:
- the LOC117863817 gene encoding transcription factor EMB1444 yields MEAALGALCRAGGWSYAAVWRFHPHDPRLLTLGERYSEDEAKTVVEKMLGQVHIIGEGIIGEALISGECQWIYDATCNALNQTSHADNRELFEGYTWWQYQFLNGIKTIAVLPLQLQGLVQFGSFRKVPRSSDFLNQVRNIFDQMKNASMENTRSNSLACSQQPILTSLRSANDILVHNTVNPLQSEKLEDNIEKAESIRSSICSPSNSQRPLNDLTSYVTGNTNIDTHILAMPVNSKSIYELKGFDKVTDFFHQNVDARTEVQVNSSKVPDSFIASIMSAYKSSNNLHRMTNESSDQNMPYPPYHYTTTNSPNSRLDELCYSSAGFSSSLTTVSGKCLQTESDRFLCKSVSFSSNPCVSEIQDNCLTPHHALMHKQSLIPDTGECVKLLSPDSTCPELPNRTSEEATAGTSNSDMKECTGNNSLLESMMLDLSTNSFVQDWWDDNVLLAGNLQNLGNVHSESATELTNKHPSSTRERGLLSISAVEQLLSADAPPPAGHGPLGAEASALANCVSNYQLPQFPFRDCITAYNAQVPSLASSSYTSGNVQNGSSKATSVPPANISVDDTCSFNTTNSKGSQSNNTEGTKVAKKRARASESTRPRPKDRQLIQDRVKELREIVPNGAKCSIDALLERTIKHMLFLQSVTKYAEKIKQADEPKLIDKESGVILKDNQDAGKNGGATWAYEVAGKTMVCPIIVEDLSPPGQMLVEMLCEERGLFLEIADNIRCFGLTILKGLMELRDGKIWARFLVETNREVTRMDIFLSLVQLLEQNSLVRSNEQMAKVMNSGVPSFTDHQRSPLPIPVGVAERLQ; encoded by the exons GTTGCTTACATTGGGGGAGAGATACTCCGAAGATGAGGCTAAAACAGTGGTTGAGAAGATGCTCGGTCAAGTTCATATTATTGGGGAAGG CATCATAGGAGAAGCTCTAATAAGCGGTGAGTGTCAATGGATATACGATGCTACTTGCAACGCGTTGAACCAGACAAGCCACGCAGATAACCGAGAGTTATTTGAG GGTTATACGTGGTGGCAATACCAGTTCCTGAATGGAATAAAG ACCATTGCAGTATTACCTCTTCAGTTGCAGGGATTGGTGCAATTTGGTTCCTTTCGGAAG GTTCCCAGGAGCTCAGATTTTCTTAATCAGGTCAGAAATATATTTGATCAGATGAAGAACGCTTCAATGGAGAATACCCGAAGCAATTCTCTTGCATGTAGTCAGCAACCTATCCTCACTTCCTTGAGATCTGCAAATGACATTCTTGTACATAACACAGTCAACCCATTGCAAAGTGAGAAGCTTGAGGATAATATAGAGAAAGCAGAATCTATAAGGAGTTCGATCTGTTCTCCGAGCAATTCACAGAGGCCTTTAAATGATTTAACCTCCTATGTTACTGGTAACACCAATATTGATACTCACATATTGGCGATGCCTGTTAACTCCAAGTCTATATATGAGCTCAAAGGATTTGATAAGGTCACTGACTTTTTTCATCAAAATGTTGATGCCAGAACTGAAGTTCAAGTCAACTCTAGCAAAGTGCCTGATTCTTTTATTGCCAGTATAATGTCAGCATACAAAAGTTCAAACAATCTTCATAGGATGACAAATGAATCATCTGATCAGAACATGCCATATCCCCCATACCATTACACTACCACCAACTCTCCAAATTCCAGGCTTGATGAACTTTGTTATTCCAGTGCTGGTTTCTCATCATCACTTACAACAGTATCCGGAAAATGCCTCCAGACTGAGAGTGACAGATTTCTATGTAAATCTGTATCATTCAGCAGCAACCCTTGTGTTTCTGAAATCCAAGATAATTGCCTCACACCACATCATGCCCTCATGCATAAACAATCTCTGATACCTGACACTGGAGAATGTGTGAAGCTCCTCTCACCTGATAGTACATGTCCTGAATTACCAAATAGGACATCTGAAGAAGCTACTGCAGGAACATCAAACAGTGACATGAAGGAATGTACTGGAAACAACAGTCTACTAGAAAGTATGATGCTTGACCTTAGCACTAACAGCTTTGTGCAAGATTGGTGGGATGACAACGTTCTACTGGCAGGAAACCTTCAAAATTTAGGCAACGTGCACTCAGAGTCTGCTACAGAATTGACCAATAAGCATCCATCGTCAACTAGGGAGAGAGGCTTGCTTTCCATATCTGCTGTCGAACAATTACTCAGTGCTGATGCGCCTCCACCTGCAGGACATGGTCCACTTGGGGCTGAAGCTAGTGCTTTAGCTAACTGTGTTTCAAATTATCAGTTACCTCAGTTTCCTTTTCGAGACTGCATAACAGCATACAATGCACAAGTCCCGTCATTGGCCTCCAGCAGCTATACATCTGGAAATGTCCAAAATGGCTCCTCAAAGGCAACTTCAGTGCCACCAGCAAATATATCTGTGGATGACACCTGCAGTTTCAACACAACAAATTCCAAGGGCAGTCAATCGAACAATACTGAGGGAACAAAGGTTGCCAAGAAAAGAGCTAGAGCCAGCGAGAGCACCCGGCCTAGACCAAAAGACCGACAACTGATACAAGATCGAGTCAAAGAACTACGAGAGATTGTCCCTAATGGTGCAAAG TGCAGCATTGATGCTTTATTGGAGCGAACAATTAAACATATGCTGTTTCTACAAAGTGTAACCAAGTATGCAGAGAAAATTAAGCAAGCTGATGAACCAAAG TTGATCGACAAAGAGAGTGGTGTCATCCTGAAAGACAACCAAGATGCCGGCAAAAATGGTGGTGCCACATGGGCCTATGAGGTTGCTGGGAAAACTATGGTTTGCCCTATAATCGTTGAGGATCTTTCACCACCTGGTCAGATGCTTGTTGAG ATGCTTTGTGAGGAAAGGGGACTCTTTCTGGAGATAGCCGACAACATACGTTGTTTTGGTCTGACAATCTTGAAAGGGCTGATGGAACTCCGCGATGGCAAGATATGGGCACGATTTCTTGTCGAG ACAAACAGAGAAGTCACAAGGATGGATATATTTTTGTCACTTGTTCAGTTACTGGAGCAAAACAGCCTTGTTCGATCAAACGAGCAGATGGCAAAGGTCATGAACAGTGGGGTTCCATCCTTCACAGACCATCAGCGGTCTCCGCTACCGATTCCGGTAGGCGTTGCTGAGAGACTGCAGTGA